In the genome of Pueribacillus theae, one region contains:
- the rplW gene encoding 50S ribosomal protein L23, which translates to MDARDVIKRPVITERSTETLGDKKYTFEVDPRANKTEIKSAIETIFGVKVQKVNTMNYKGKFRRFGRHSGYKPNRKKAIVQLTPESKELDFFEGV; encoded by the coding sequence ATGGACGCACGTGATGTTATTAAGCGCCCCGTTATTACAGAACGTTCCACTGAAACCTTGGGCGACAAAAAATATACATTTGAAGTTGACCCGCGCGCAAACAAAACGGAAATCAAAAGCGCCATTGAAACGATTTTTGGTGTGAAAGTTCAAAAGGTAAACACAATGAATTACAAAGGGAAATTTAGACGCTTTGGACGCCACTCGGGATATAAGCCAAACCGCAAAAAAGCGATTGTACAATTGACACCTGAAAGCAAAGAGCTAGACTTCTTTGAAGGTGTTTAA
- the rplD gene encoding 50S ribosomal protein L4, translating into MPKVELLNQEGSKVGDLELSDHIFGIEPNNHVLFDVIVMQQAAQRQGTHATKNRSAVRGGGRKPWRQKGTGRARQGSIRSPQWVGGGVVFGPTPRSYSYKIPKKVRRLALKSAFSTKVKEENFIVVDQLSMEAPKTKDLAAILSNLKANEKALIVTNDHNETVELSARNIPGVSVTTAADVRVLDIVNHDKLIMTKDAAEKVEEVLA; encoded by the coding sequence CTTTCTGATCACATTTTTGGAATTGAGCCAAACAATCATGTTCTTTTTGATGTCATCGTTATGCAGCAGGCAGCACAACGACAAGGTACGCATGCAACGAAGAACCGCTCTGCTGTTCGAGGAGGAGGCCGCAAGCCTTGGCGGCAAAAAGGAACTGGCCGTGCACGCCAAGGTTCCATTCGCTCGCCGCAATGGGTAGGTGGAGGCGTTGTATTTGGTCCAACACCGAGAAGCTACAGCTACAAAATTCCTAAAAAGGTTCGTAGATTAGCGTTGAAATCAGCTTTCTCAACAAAAGTGAAAGAAGAAAACTTTATCGTTGTTGATCAGCTTTCTATGGAAGCGCCAAAAACAAAAGATTTGGCAGCGATTCTATCGAACTTAAAAGCTAACGAAAAGGCGTTAATCGTGACAAATGATCACAACGAAACCGTTGAATTATCTGCACGCAATATTCCTGGAGTGAGTGTAACAACAGCAGCGGATGTAAGAGTGCTTGACATCGTCAACCATGACAAACTCATTATGACGAAGGACGCAGCTGAAAAGGTAGAGGAGGTGCTAGCGTAA